A portion of the Granulosicoccus antarcticus IMCC3135 genome contains these proteins:
- a CDS encoding universal stress protein: MFEKIVVGIDGSPQSEHALRMACDLAQKYSSELHLVHTPQPQTVAFAMGAVAGYHAAMAMPSLEEVEVACEKIVSSAKAIAEECNQKITQTHTEPGDPADHIIACAESCGADLIITGRRGLGSIGSLLQGSTSQRVNHLAKCACLSVVE; encoded by the coding sequence ATGTTCGAGAAAATCGTTGTAGGCATTGACGGCTCACCACAGTCTGAACACGCTTTGCGCATGGCATGTGATCTTGCTCAGAAGTACAGTTCTGAACTACATCTTGTACATACACCGCAACCACAAACAGTTGCCTTTGCAATGGGAGCAGTAGCGGGTTATCACGCGGCCATGGCGATGCCCTCTTTAGAGGAAGTCGAGGTAGCTTGCGAAAAGATAGTGAGTTCAGCCAAAGCCATTGCAGAGGAGTGTAATCAGAAAATCACTCAAACTCATACAGAACCTGGTGACCCTGCTGACCATATAATCGCCTGCGCAGAAAGTTGTGGCGCGGATCTGATCATCACGGGTCGCCGTGGGTTAGGCAGTATCGGCTCCCTTCTTCAGGGCAGCACCTCTCAACGGGTCAACCATCTGGCGAAATGCGCTTGCCTGTCGGTTGTTGAATAA
- a CDS encoding SWIM zinc finger family protein gives MISPDQVTALAPDAASFKAGKALAVASKWTDLGHNETMLWGLAKGSGKNPYKTQVSVADFASKCSCPSRKFPCKHALGLMFIAAEDLSKLTTGDMPDWARDWLESRTERKEKAEKKKSTAKPKNEETAARSRQKRGARIDEGIDLLSSFLLDLMSQGLGQASLSDGAIWDDVARRLVDCQAPGLASHVRRFDEIAHASTNWEQRLLHEMGSLYLLLHGYRQRESLSDDLRAEVEQRIGWQLAKEDILKGHCLQDDWFVAYRTITHADKLTVFSNWLYGRNHQQWALMLSFGTPGSAPVSLWPVGSLVSTELAFYPGAGLERAIAVNESAQVAMDTKLTAPAESIRQLLHRVSVSLAANPWQTRFPCLIQVQPVMDGGRLMLVDDEAQALPWQASREEQLMVTAISGGQAIMLAGEWDGHVIRLHAADDQGTWFALREQF, from the coding sequence ATGATTTCACCCGATCAAGTAACGGCGCTCGCGCCTGATGCTGCCTCCTTCAAAGCTGGCAAGGCGCTGGCGGTTGCCAGTAAGTGGACTGATCTTGGCCATAACGAAACCATGTTGTGGGGCTTGGCAAAGGGCTCTGGCAAGAACCCGTACAAGACCCAAGTGTCTGTCGCTGACTTTGCCAGTAAATGTAGTTGCCCCAGTCGCAAGTTCCCTTGCAAGCATGCCTTGGGTCTCATGTTTATTGCTGCAGAGGATCTATCAAAACTGACGACCGGTGATATGCCCGATTGGGCCAGGGATTGGTTGGAGTCGCGCACCGAGCGAAAGGAAAAAGCCGAGAAAAAGAAGAGCACTGCCAAACCCAAGAACGAAGAAACCGCAGCGCGCAGCCGACAGAAGCGTGGGGCAAGAATAGATGAAGGTATTGATCTTCTAAGTAGTTTCCTGCTCGATCTGATGAGTCAGGGCCTGGGGCAAGCCAGTCTGAGTGATGGCGCAATCTGGGATGATGTGGCACGTCGACTGGTTGATTGTCAGGCGCCGGGTCTGGCCAGCCATGTTCGTCGCTTCGATGAAATTGCCCATGCCAGCACGAACTGGGAGCAACGTCTTTTACATGAGATGGGTTCGCTTTACCTGTTACTACATGGTTACCGGCAACGTGAATCCTTATCAGATGACTTGCGGGCAGAGGTTGAGCAGCGTATAGGCTGGCAGCTCGCCAAAGAAGACATACTCAAGGGGCACTGTCTACAGGACGACTGGTTTGTTGCTTATCGCACCATCACCCATGCTGACAAGCTAACTGTTTTCTCAAACTGGCTTTACGGTAGAAACCATCAGCAGTGGGCCTTGATGTTGTCATTCGGTACACCCGGATCGGCACCTGTCTCACTCTGGCCGGTTGGCAGTCTTGTCAGTACCGAGCTGGCGTTCTACCCGGGGGCAGGTCTTGAGCGAGCCATTGCGGTCAATGAGTCGGCACAGGTGGCCATGGACACAAAGCTTACGGCGCCGGCCGAATCGATCAGGCAATTATTGCATCGGGTATCGGTCTCATTGGCAGCAAACCCCTGGCAAACCCGGTTCCCCTGCCTGATCCAGGTGCAACCGGTGATGGACGGTGGCAGGCTTATGCTGGTGGATGACGAGGCGCAGGCTCTGCCTTGGCAAGCCTCCCGTGAAGAGCAGCTCATGGTAACGGCTATCTCAGGTGGTCAGGCAATCATGCTGGCGGGCGAGTGGGATGGCCATGTTATTCGTTTGCATGCTGCTGATGATCAAGGGACCTGGTTTGCATTACGAGAACAATTTTAA
- a CDS encoding DUF5691 domain-containing protein, which translates to MSQSVLLKAALLGTQRCDDFSIAPHAQLEATWKALAEQPDRSAALLQAAALEDMALRAGRRATSVELPSACQAETQPYIPVAAARAAWDLMRGPFSQLLIEWINVARAGGYIVTPRLLPAMLEFGRANVNMRLAVADIVGSRGRWLAAQSETWAWLDSHADMQVDGAWWQTGTPSQRRAWLEQQLKLDPQQAAESIGQSWPGDSPDMRESFAELVADYPHAAHEDWLQQRALKDRRQATRRFATKALMQIPGSDFRVRAEQRALSLLTVKSKLLGRTQLLFNPPDHFDSQWLEDGIREKPPTGTGAKAFWATQMIAAIPLQAWSSLLEHDDPFSLTIDPDWADTIVAGWQQAASLYPHAGTLALLLKRLAKHDTVNSLYQALEPLLSPLEPNEVADLLEPLKLSDEQRLMLLRQFLPSLNANRHLVLHRVASEWPGTAASRNVSKADAIALAGCCDRQQIATLLERISTFTDLSASGEEFARALEYRHNYLKHFVEPNESR; encoded by the coding sequence ATGAGCCAGTCCGTTTTGTTGAAAGCTGCACTGCTTGGAACACAACGTTGCGACGACTTTTCGATAGCGCCGCATGCACAGTTGGAAGCCACCTGGAAGGCTTTGGCCGAGCAGCCGGATCGCTCGGCTGCCTTGTTGCAAGCCGCCGCATTGGAAGACATGGCTTTGCGGGCGGGTAGGCGTGCGACATCAGTTGAACTGCCATCAGCCTGTCAGGCAGAGACTCAACCCTATATACCGGTGGCGGCTGCACGTGCAGCCTGGGATCTGATGCGAGGACCATTTTCTCAGTTGCTGATTGAATGGATTAATGTTGCTCGTGCCGGTGGATATATCGTCACCCCCAGGTTGTTGCCGGCCATGCTGGAATTCGGCCGTGCCAATGTCAATATGCGCCTCGCTGTTGCCGATATTGTCGGGTCTCGAGGTCGTTGGCTGGCCGCACAGTCCGAGACATGGGCCTGGCTGGATTCACACGCGGACATGCAGGTGGATGGGGCGTGGTGGCAGACGGGTACCCCTAGTCAGCGTCGTGCCTGGTTAGAGCAGCAACTCAAGCTTGATCCGCAGCAGGCAGCCGAGTCAATCGGGCAATCCTGGCCAGGGGACTCACCTGACATGCGCGAAAGCTTTGCTGAGCTGGTCGCAGATTACCCGCATGCGGCACACGAAGACTGGTTGCAGCAACGTGCCTTGAAAGATCGCCGTCAAGCCACTCGCCGGTTTGCAACCAAAGCCCTGATGCAGATACCCGGTTCGGATTTTCGAGTGCGAGCTGAGCAGCGAGCGCTCTCCTTGCTGACGGTGAAAAGCAAATTGCTGGGCCGTACACAGCTGCTCTTCAATCCGCCAGATCACTTTGATTCACAATGGCTCGAAGACGGGATTCGTGAGAAACCGCCCACGGGTACAGGCGCCAAAGCATTTTGGGCGACGCAGATGATTGCTGCGATTCCACTTCAAGCTTGGTCATCACTACTAGAGCATGATGATCCGTTTTCACTGACCATTGATCCAGACTGGGCGGATACCATCGTGGCGGGTTGGCAGCAGGCAGCCTCCTTGTATCCGCATGCTGGCACTCTGGCGCTGTTGCTCAAACGCCTGGCAAAGCATGACACTGTCAATTCCTTGTATCAAGCGCTTGAGCCTCTGCTGAGCCCGTTAGAGCCGAACGAGGTGGCAGATCTTCTCGAGCCTCTCAAGTTGTCTGATGAGCAGCGACTGATGTTGCTACGACAATTCTTGCCAAGCCTGAATGCCAACCGGCATCTGGTTCTGCATAGGGTTGCCAGTGAATGGCCCGGCACTGCTGCATCGCGCAACGTTTCAAAAGCCGATGCCATTGCCTTGGCCGGTTGCTGTGATCGACAGCAGATAGCGACATTGCTGGAAAGAATAAGCACGTTTACTGATTTATCAGCCTCTGGTGAAGAGTTTGCCCGAGCGTTGGAATATCGCCACAACTATCTCAAGCATTTTGTTGAACCGAACGAGTCCAGATGA
- a CDS encoding VWA domain-containing protein produces the protein MTDSRERRWRLMLGEPASALQPSLSDDDQRMDQALEALYDTDPSQGGSSSRRGGLGASSPRLTRWLGDIRKYFPSSVVQVMQKDAIERLDMKQLLLEPETLAAAEPDVHLVSTILSLNHMIPEQTRETARHVVRRLVDQLLRKLEQPTRSAVTGALARNVRNPRPRQREIDWHRTIKKNLRHYQPEYKTVIPETLVGYGRKRQSLKDVVLCIDQSGSMAASIIYSSIFGAVMASLPAMSTRFVLFDTAVVDLTDQLSDPVDILFGTQLGGGTDIRKAIEYCAGHITRPGDTTMVLISDLEEGGSPAEMLKSAARIIDSGAQLIVLLALSDEGEPYYSKTNAAKFAALGIPVFACTPDQFPELMAACLSRRDLQLWARANGVKLTRPERGDR, from the coding sequence ATGACTGATTCTCGCGAACGACGTTGGCGCCTGATGCTGGGCGAACCGGCCAGTGCTCTACAGCCCAGTCTGTCTGATGATGACCAGCGTATGGATCAGGCGCTGGAAGCACTGTATGACACCGATCCCAGTCAAGGCGGTAGTAGCTCACGCCGAGGGGGTCTGGGTGCCTCCAGCCCCCGGTTGACCCGTTGGCTGGGTGATATACGCAAGTACTTCCCCTCAAGTGTTGTACAGGTTATGCAAAAAGATGCGATCGAGCGTCTGGACATGAAGCAGTTGCTACTGGAGCCTGAAACCCTGGCCGCCGCCGAACCTGACGTGCATCTGGTCTCAACCATTCTGTCGTTGAACCACATGATCCCCGAACAGACCCGAGAAACTGCACGACATGTGGTGCGCCGACTGGTTGATCAACTGCTGCGCAAACTGGAACAGCCCACGCGTTCTGCTGTCACCGGGGCACTTGCCCGAAATGTGCGCAACCCGCGCCCGCGTCAGCGCGAGATTGATTGGCATCGCACTATCAAGAAGAACCTGCGTCACTACCAGCCAGAATACAAGACCGTTATCCCGGAGACCCTGGTGGGTTATGGTCGCAAACGACAATCGTTGAAAGATGTTGTGCTGTGTATTGATCAAAGCGGATCAATGGCAGCGTCCATAATCTACTCATCGATATTCGGGGCCGTCATGGCATCCTTGCCCGCCATGAGTACGCGCTTCGTCCTGTTCGATACCGCGGTCGTCGACTTGACCGACCAGCTCAGCGATCCGGTTGATATTCTGTTTGGTACACAGCTGGGTGGTGGTACGGATATTCGTAAAGCCATTGAATACTGCGCCGGTCATATAACGCGGCCCGGTGATACCACCATGGTGCTTATTTCCGATCTGGAGGAGGGCGGTAGCCCCGCCGAGATGCTTAAATCGGCGGCTCGTATTATCGACAGCGGTGCGCAGCTGATCGTCTTGTTGGCATTGAGCGATGAGGGTGAGCCCTACTACAGTAAAACCAATGCAGCCAAGTTCGCCGCGCTCGGTATCCCTGTGTTTGCCTGTACGCCAGATCAGTTTCCAGAGCTGATGGCCGCCTGTCTGTCGCGTCGGGATTTGCAGCTCTGGGCGCGAGCAAATGGGGTGAAGCTGACCCGGCCGGAACGGGGTGATCGATAA
- a CDS encoding phosphotransferase enzyme family protein translates to MEIAASYSTASESELLSRLVPEYLIEDPQTCRFWQRGINDTYRVCCTDDIYSLRLYRHGLRSREDIDFEIAALNYLSKRGAKVARPIARRNGEYVSQVYLPEGLRYAVVTTHALGSEPDYDDVENGRLFGASVAELHHLSDGFETEHVRSRLEVDYLLDESLNIIKPFLNNKKDDLTYLEETANELRRAVNSVAIESLDVGFCHGDCHGCNVHESEGLLTHFDFDCCGFGFRVFELATFKWGIFGDDNQSELWSSFLDGYRSEREIGDEDFSLIDTFVVIRHIWWMALIMGNARDFGHRATSDEFIVRQLGKVRKLMQAR, encoded by the coding sequence ATGGAAATTGCAGCTAGTTATTCTACAGCCAGCGAAAGTGAGCTCCTATCCAGGCTGGTCCCTGAGTATCTGATAGAAGATCCACAGACATGTCGATTCTGGCAGCGTGGAATAAATGATACGTACAGAGTCTGTTGCACGGATGATATCTATTCTTTGCGCCTCTACCGGCACGGCCTGCGTTCCAGAGAAGATATAGACTTCGAAATCGCGGCTTTGAATTATCTGAGCAAGCGTGGCGCGAAAGTGGCTCGTCCGATTGCCAGGCGCAACGGTGAGTATGTCTCACAAGTCTATTTGCCAGAAGGCTTGCGATATGCGGTTGTGACAACGCACGCACTGGGCTCAGAGCCGGATTATGATGATGTGGAAAACGGGCGACTGTTCGGGGCGTCCGTTGCTGAGCTGCATCATCTTTCCGATGGGTTTGAGACTGAGCATGTACGTTCCAGGCTTGAAGTCGATTATCTTCTGGATGAATCACTGAACATCATCAAGCCTTTTCTAAACAACAAAAAGGACGATCTGACTTATCTTGAGGAGACGGCGAACGAACTTCGACGGGCGGTGAATAGCGTTGCGATAGAGAGTCTGGATGTCGGCTTCTGCCATGGTGACTGTCATGGTTGCAACGTTCATGAAAGCGAAGGCTTGCTGACGCACTTTGATTTTGATTGTTGTGGTTTTGGCTTTCGCGTGTTTGAACTGGCGACTTTCAAATGGGGTATTTTCGGAGATGATAATCAAAGTGAGCTCTGGTCATCATTTCTGGACGGGTATCGTTCTGAGCGCGAAATTGGCGACGAGGATTTTTCTTTGATTGATACCTTTGTGGTCATTCGTCATATCTGGTGGATGGCCCTGATCATGGGCAATGCCAGGGATTTTGGACATCGTGCGACAAGCGATGAGTTTATTGTTCGTCAGCTTGGAAAAGTCAGAAAGCTGATGCAGGCAAGGTAG
- a CDS encoding DUF5682 family protein, producing the protein MKIYGIRHHGPGCARSLLLALEAQQPDAILVEAPAEVDSLLADAANPEMKPPFAALLYQADSPQIAAFYPYARFSPEWQALQWAQENNCPVRSMDLPAAHSFALQAADKVAAELQREAELRVESSPEDAFAAEEAGAASAANTDSTADMRVDPTGDPLGYFARADGYADGERWWNDKLEERSDSASFFDAILEAVTALRAELANVESDRTLQREAWMRRQIRAAKKDGFTNIAVVCGAWHAPVLANVPKVSEDNALLKGLPKVKVSATWTPWTYERLAAESGYGAGVRSPGWYDHLWSCRRYPFTTWMTKAARVLRQADLEGSPASIIEATRLAESLAGMRGRPKPGLDESLEAIRTVFCAGEQAPLALLKKPLLIGKKMGTVPEGITNLPLQRDIEATQKRLRLKPVAEMRELVLDLREESGRNRSAFLHRLQALSIRYGRKTHSRTQGTFKESWRLEWQPGFVLDIVDASRYGNTLEFAAGQALLSEGGDASIETITERLDLALLADLPDIAPILVNQLNQSAASTSDAVELMRAVPALVRIVRYGDVRKTDSTALWHVLGQLTTRIHVALVPTSASLADDKASALVALLRRYAEALNTLQDNDMTQAFMRSLQAVANSEASSPEPKGCATRLLSDANELEKPAIATLFSYALSSGNEPADSAAWLEGFLSASGAILVHDTALLALVDDWLPTLTESGFVQILPLLRRTFGQFSRPERSQIGQVVQSKGLHASPVAGSVTAPSFDIDFEQALPALTTVTTLLNLPPPAHD; encoded by the coding sequence ATGAAAATCTATGGTATCCGTCATCACGGGCCGGGATGCGCACGCAGCCTGTTGCTGGCACTCGAAGCTCAACAACCTGATGCCATTCTGGTAGAGGCACCAGCGGAGGTTGATAGCCTGCTGGCAGATGCGGCAAACCCGGAGATGAAACCGCCCTTTGCGGCGCTGTTGTATCAGGCGGATTCTCCGCAGATTGCAGCCTTCTACCCTTACGCCCGTTTTTCACCGGAATGGCAGGCGCTGCAATGGGCGCAGGAAAACAACTGTCCGGTGCGCAGCATGGACTTGCCGGCTGCACACAGTTTTGCCTTGCAAGCCGCCGATAAGGTCGCTGCTGAATTGCAGCGTGAGGCAGAGTTGCGGGTTGAGTCATCGCCAGAGGATGCTTTTGCTGCTGAAGAGGCCGGTGCGGCGAGTGCGGCGAATACGGATTCCACTGCTGACATGAGGGTTGATCCAACCGGTGACCCATTAGGGTATTTTGCTCGCGCCGACGGATATGCCGATGGCGAACGTTGGTGGAATGACAAGTTGGAGGAGCGCAGTGATTCGGCCAGTTTTTTCGATGCCATTCTTGAAGCGGTGACGGCATTGCGTGCCGAGCTTGCCAACGTCGAGTCCGATCGCACCTTGCAGCGCGAGGCCTGGATGCGACGGCAGATTCGTGCCGCGAAAAAGGATGGCTTTACTAATATTGCCGTTGTTTGCGGCGCATGGCATGCCCCGGTTCTGGCCAACGTGCCCAAGGTCAGTGAAGACAACGCCTTGCTCAAAGGGTTGCCCAAGGTCAAGGTATCCGCCACCTGGACGCCCTGGACCTATGAGCGGCTGGCGGCGGAGAGTGGCTACGGCGCAGGTGTTCGATCGCCGGGTTGGTACGATCATCTGTGGTCCTGCCGTCGCTATCCCTTTACCACCTGGATGACCAAAGCGGCCCGTGTGCTTCGTCAGGCGGATCTGGAAGGTTCGCCGGCCTCTATCATCGAAGCCACTCGTCTGGCTGAGTCTCTGGCGGGTATGCGTGGTCGGCCCAAGCCGGGTCTGGACGAGTCTCTGGAGGCCATTCGCACCGTATTCTGTGCAGGAGAGCAGGCTCCACTGGCTTTACTGAAGAAGCCGCTGCTGATTGGCAAGAAGATGGGCACGGTGCCAGAGGGTATTACCAATCTGCCCTTGCAGCGAGATATTGAAGCAACGCAGAAGCGCCTGCGTTTAAAGCCTGTCGCTGAAATGCGTGAGCTGGTACTTGATCTGCGTGAAGAATCAGGCCGCAACCGCAGTGCCTTCCTGCATCGACTGCAGGCATTGTCCATTCGCTATGGCAGGAAAACCCATTCGCGTACACAAGGTACCTTCAAGGAAAGCTGGCGTCTGGAGTGGCAGCCAGGATTTGTGTTGGATATTGTGGATGCCTCGCGCTATGGCAATACCCTTGAATTTGCGGCAGGTCAGGCTCTGCTGAGCGAGGGCGGTGACGCCAGCATCGAAACCATCACCGAGCGCCTTGATCTCGCTTTATTAGCCGATTTACCTGATATCGCGCCGATACTGGTTAATCAGTTGAACCAGAGTGCGGCCTCCACCAGCGATGCGGTCGAGTTGATGCGGGCGGTACCCGCCCTGGTGCGCATTGTGCGCTACGGTGATGTTCGCAAGACAGACAGCACAGCCTTGTGGCATGTGCTTGGGCAACTGACGACACGTATTCACGTGGCCTTGGTGCCGACCAGTGCCAGCCTGGCTGATGACAAGGCCAGTGCATTGGTCGCACTGCTGCGCCGCTATGCCGAGGCCTTGAATACCCTGCAAGACAACGACATGACTCAAGCCTTCATGCGTAGTCTGCAAGCGGTTGCCAACAGTGAGGCGAGCAGTCCGGAACCCAAGGGCTGCGCCACACGGTTACTGAGTGATGCGAATGAGCTGGAAAAGCCGGCCATTGCCACGCTGTTCAGCTACGCCTTGTCAAGCGGCAACGAGCCTGCAGACTCTGCCGCCTGGCTGGAAGGTTTTTTGTCTGCCAGCGGTGCCATACTGGTTCACGATACGGCCCTGTTGGCGCTGGTTGATGACTGGTTGCCAACACTGACAGAGTCGGGCTTTGTGCAAATACTGCCACTGCTGCGTCGCACCTTTGGTCAGTTCTCCAGACCCGAGCGAAGCCAGATAGGACAGGTGGTTCAGTCCAAAGGCTTGCATGCCAGCCCCGTTGCCGGTTCGGTCACGGCACCTTCGTTCGATATTGATTTTGAGCAGGCCTTGCCTGCACTAACCACTGTCACCACGCTATTGAACTTGCCACCTCCCGCCCATGACTGA
- a CDS encoding ATP-binding protein, whose translation MTTVLREHAESLYAEELTALEKFDTRPRPAQWKLSPWAVTDYLLGTTLEDGTVVSPKYIGDRRLMEVAVATLATDRALLLLGVPGTAKSWVSEHLTAAVTGDSTLLIQGTSGIGEEALRYNWNYAQLLAKGPSMDALVPSPMMHAMRDGKLCRIEELTRIPSDVQDTLITILSEKILPIPELSQEVQATAGFNVIATANSRDRGVNELSSALQRRFNTVVLPLPRSLDIEVSIVQSRVESMASALALPAEPAALEEIRRVVTIFRELRSGMTEDGKAKIKSPSGTLSTAEAISVVTNGLCLAGHFGDGKMNAHDLATGMIGAVVKDPSQDPTVFREYLETVIKERNGWSDLYRACRDQL comes from the coding sequence ATGACGACTGTCTTGCGTGAACACGCCGAATCGCTGTACGCCGAAGAACTGACTGCCCTGGAGAAGTTCGACACGCGGCCCAGGCCTGCGCAGTGGAAACTGTCACCCTGGGCTGTCACTGACTATCTACTGGGCACAACCCTGGAAGATGGCACCGTGGTATCGCCCAAATACATTGGTGACCGGCGATTGATGGAGGTGGCCGTTGCCACGCTTGCCACCGACCGGGCCTTGCTGCTACTGGGCGTGCCGGGTACTGCCAAGTCCTGGGTCTCGGAGCATCTGACGGCTGCTGTGACCGGCGACTCGACGTTGCTGATACAAGGCACCTCGGGTATCGGTGAAGAGGCATTACGCTATAACTGGAATTATGCGCAGCTATTGGCCAAAGGCCCTTCCATGGATGCTCTGGTTCCCTCGCCAATGATGCATGCCATGCGCGATGGCAAGTTGTGCCGCATTGAAGAGCTCACGCGCATTCCATCTGATGTGCAAGATACGCTTATCACGATTCTCTCCGAGAAGATTCTGCCGATTCCCGAACTCAGCCAAGAGGTTCAGGCCACGGCAGGCTTCAACGTGATTGCTACCGCCAACTCGCGAGATCGTGGCGTTAACGAGCTCTCGTCAGCCCTGCAAAGACGATTCAACACCGTGGTCTTGCCACTACCGCGTAGTCTTGATATCGAAGTCAGCATCGTCCAGTCGCGGGTCGAGTCGATGGCCAGTGCATTGGCCCTGCCAGCCGAACCTGCCGCACTGGAAGAGATTCGTCGTGTGGTCACCATCTTTCGCGAGTTGCGATCGGGGATGACAGAAGATGGCAAGGCCAAGATCAAATCCCCCAGTGGCACCTTGTCCACCGCCGAGGCTATTTCTGTAGTAACCAATGGTCTGTGTCTGGCGGGTCATTTTGGTGATGGCAAGATGAATGCGCATGACCTGGCGACCGGCATGATAGGAGCTGTAGTTAAAGATCCTTCACAAGATCCTACCGTGTTTCGAGAGTATCTGGAGACGGTGATCAAGGAGCGTAATGGTTGGAGTGATCTTTATCGCGCCTGCCGGGATCAACTGTGA
- a CDS encoding L-serine ammonia-lyase — translation MFLSVFDIFKIGIGPSSSHTMGPMTGAVRFMDALRELVNASVEDPNLVPLKPARIEVTLHGSLAFTGKGHATDRAVILGLTGLLPDTLDPDDAERLENEVRQSRRISVDGMDDLDFDPATDLVFDYGPALPGHANGLVFKALDAGGALVMTETFYSIGGGFVVTHAELSDSLKGGSPDLQAVKEEQGYPYPFGSAKEMLRMGKESGLRIAEMKRANEIAHSGSEKLSERLDTLCQAMNGCIDRGLQMEGVLPGGLGVKRRARAIHQQLLAERGKNMVQPHAETDWLAVYAMAVNEENAAGGRVVTSPTNGAAGVVPAVMRYYRDHCVGANDEGVIVCLLTAAAIGGLIKHNASISGAEVGCQGEVGSASAMAAAGLCAALGGSNEQIENAAEIALEHHLGMTCDPAGGLVQVPCIERNALGAVKAVSAASLALRGDGSHFMPLDNCIETMRQTGLDMNHKYKETSLGGIAVNFPAC, via the coding sequence ATGTTTCTAAGCGTTTTCGATATTTTCAAAATCGGCATCGGACCTTCAAGCTCCCATACGATGGGGCCCATGACCGGTGCTGTGCGGTTTATGGATGCCCTGCGCGAGCTGGTGAACGCATCGGTAGAAGATCCGAACCTTGTGCCCCTCAAACCTGCCCGTATTGAAGTGACCTTGCACGGCTCACTGGCCTTTACAGGTAAAGGTCATGCAACAGACAGGGCGGTGATTCTCGGTCTGACAGGTCTGCTGCCCGATACCCTGGATCCGGACGACGCCGAGCGACTGGAAAACGAGGTGCGGCAGAGCCGGCGTATATCAGTCGATGGCATGGATGATCTTGATTTTGATCCGGCTACCGATCTTGTCTTTGACTACGGACCTGCCTTGCCGGGGCATGCCAATGGACTGGTGTTCAAAGCCCTGGATGCCGGCGGGGCACTGGTGATGACAGAAACGTTCTATTCGATAGGTGGCGGCTTTGTTGTCACGCATGCGGAACTGTCTGATTCACTGAAGGGTGGTAGTCCTGATCTGCAAGCGGTGAAGGAGGAGCAGGGGTATCCCTATCCGTTCGGATCGGCCAAGGAGATGCTGCGCATGGGCAAGGAGTCCGGGCTGCGCATTGCCGAAATGAAACGGGCCAATGAGATTGCACATTCGGGTAGTGAAAAACTCAGCGAACGACTCGACACGCTTTGTCAGGCCATGAACGGCTGTATTGACCGTGGCTTGCAGATGGAAGGCGTTTTGCCCGGTGGTCTCGGCGTCAAGCGCCGCGCGCGTGCCATTCATCAGCAGTTGCTGGCGGAACGCGGCAAAAACATGGTGCAGCCGCATGCAGAGACTGACTGGTTAGCTGTCTATGCCATGGCCGTGAACGAGGAAAACGCGGCCGGCGGGCGAGTCGTCACCTCCCCAACCAACGGTGCTGCCGGTGTTGTGCCGGCTGTCATGCGTTATTACCGTGACCATTGCGTGGGTGCTAACGACGAGGGTGTCATCGTTTGCTTGTTGACCGCCGCAGCTATCGGAGGGCTGATCAAACACAACGCATCCATCTCGGGTGCCGAAGTCGGTTGTCAGGGTGAAGTCGGGTCAGCTTCTGCCATGGCTGCAGCCGGGCTCTGTGCGGCGCTGGGTGGTAGCAACGAACAAATCGAGAATGCAGCTGAAATTGCACTGGAACATCATCTGGGCATGACCTGTGATCCGGCCGGTGGCCTTGTTCAGGTACCGTGTATAGAGCGCAACGCGCTGGGGGCGGTCAAGGCCGTTTCTGCAGCCTCCCTGGCACTACGGGGAGATGGCAGTCATTTCATGCCACTGGACAATTGTATCGAGACGATGCGCCAGACAGGTCTGGATATGAATCACAAGTACAAAGAGACCTCGCTGGGTGGCATCGCGGTAAACTTTCCGGCGTGTTGA